The genomic segment GTGATAAAATTCAGGTATATTGCAAATGAAAATTAAAGTATAATAATGTGATTTAACAGAATTTGGAAACGATAAGAATAGATATTTTTATTGAGTATTCAGCTGTCAGTTACCTCCAATTATAATAGTCCAACAATTTACAGCTCCTCTAAAATAGTGTCTCTAAGAGTTTTCTTACCAATACTAAAGTAGCAAACTTTCATGTCAAAATATCCAAGAACAAAGAAGAGTCTCGGCCAACATTTTTTAACAGATGGAAATATCATCCGAAAAATTGCAGATGCCATTCCGGCAAAAACAGACGACCTGATTGTAGAAATAGGTCCCGGTTCGGGAGCGGTGACAAAAGTACTACTTGAAAAATTCAATCATGTGAAAGCAATTGAGCTTGATCAACGGATGGTTGAGTATTTGTCTGAAGAGTATCCGGAACTGGAGGTTATTCACAAAGATGTCCTGGAGTACGATTGGAGTGTGCATGAAGATGAGGATCGAGACATTCATGTGATAGGTAATCTGCCTTATTATATAACCAGCCAAATTATGTTTGGACTGTTTGAACATCGGTCGGTTCTTTCAAGTGCTACATTAATGATGCAGAAAGAAGTTGCTGAACGAATTGTTGCCGAGCCGAGGTCTAAACAGTATGGAATACTTAGCGTGCAGTCTCAATTGATGAGTTCTCCGGAGATTTTGTTTGATGTATCACCGCATGTTTTTTCACCTCCGCCAAATGTTCACAGTTCGGTTATTCAGTTTATGTTTGATAAAGCTGAGTTGGCCTGCACCGATGCTCATCTGAAGGAAGTGGTACGGATGGCATTTAACCAACGAAGAAAAAAACTGAGTAACGCATTAAAAAGACTCGATGCAGAATTGCCAGCCGATGAGTTCAATTTCAACCTGCGGGCTGAGGCATTAAAACCATCTATGTATGAAAAGTTGACAGCACGGCTGGAACAACTTGGCACCTTTCAGTAAAAATCCGACAGAAAGTTTAGTACTTCGGATTCATTCAGAAGATAAAAAGCAATTTAAGGGATTCTTTTGTCATTGATATTACTTTGGTACGGAAGTTGCTACACTACAACACAGAACGCACTATTGTTCAGTGCATAAAAATTTTAACAACTAACAAATAACAAAAACAAGGAGTCATCATATGGCCACCATAAAACCTTTAAGCGATCGTGTCTTGGTTCGTCCGGTCGAAGCTGAAGAGAAAACAAGTTCAGGAATTATCATTCCGGATACCGCAAAAGAAAAACCACAAAAGGGAACCGTTGTATCAGCAGGTCCCGGCAAAGTGGAAAATGGAACCAAGATAGACATGTCCGTTTCTGAAGGAGATGAAATCCTTTATGGTAAGTATTCAGGTACTGAAGTATCTCTTGACGGAGTAGATTACCTGATTATGAGAGAATCCGATATTCTCGGAATTGTATCATAAAAAACATTTAACCAAACATTTTAAATACTAACTAAATCAAATAAAGAATTATGTCAGCAAAATTAGTTCATTATGATGCGGATGCTCGCGACGCACTAAAACGTGGTGTGGATAAGCTTGCAAACGCTGTTAAAGTTACATTAGGTCCGCGTGGAAGAAACGTTGTGATTGAAAAATCTTTTGGTGCACCGACGGTGACCAAAGACGGTGTAACGGTTGCTAAAGAGATTGAGCTTTCCGGTAAAGTTGAAAATAT from the Balneolaceae bacterium genome contains:
- the rsmA gene encoding 16S rRNA (adenine(1518)-N(6)/adenine(1519)-N(6))-dimethyltransferase RsmA → MSKYPRTKKSLGQHFLTDGNIIRKIADAIPAKTDDLIVEIGPGSGAVTKVLLEKFNHVKAIELDQRMVEYLSEEYPELEVIHKDVLEYDWSVHEDEDRDIHVIGNLPYYITSQIMFGLFEHRSVLSSATLMMQKEVAERIVAEPRSKQYGILSVQSQLMSSPEILFDVSPHVFSPPPNVHSSVIQFMFDKAELACTDAHLKEVVRMAFNQRRKKLSNALKRLDAELPADEFNFNLRAEALKPSMYEKLTARLEQLGTFQ
- the groES gene encoding co-chaperone GroES; this translates as MATIKPLSDRVLVRPVEAEEKTSSGIIIPDTAKEKPQKGTVVSAGPGKVENGTKIDMSVSEGDEILYGKYSGTEVSLDGVDYLIMRESDILGIVS